From Carettochelys insculpta isolate YL-2023 chromosome 22, ASM3395843v1, whole genome shotgun sequence, one genomic window encodes:
- the LOC142024803 gene encoding acetylcholinesterase-like, with the protein MLRVLPALPCLLLLSLPGHGFASDDDDDDTRVLTTSGPIRGKRLPAGSDTVTAFLGVPYAEPPVGTLRFQKPVPHRPWRHVLEATNFGHACFQSPPTGLPLAEIYTPKTPQSEDCLFLNLWVPHPRPNGTAPIMVWIHGGGYVSGAASLDVYDGRLLATTGNVIVSSINYRLGALGFLCLPPAAPGNAGLWDQHLALRWLQDNAAAFGGDPAEIMLFGQDAGAASVGFHLLSPWSRPLFARASLVGGAPNAPGAWLSSEESQERAQRLGQLMGCSNGTSTALVGCLRGKEPREFPLHQFSVLDHKALMQLPFLPTVDGDFLSDTPPRLLQAQQGPPKTIGVGFSANEGSYLLLFFAHALNHDNGSLISWDKLLQMLRLLAPEAPEMAIQAVARLYGQAGEEEGEARYRWAMEEILGDYFVVCPLLELSRLEAKAGNPVYTAYFAHRTSGLSTPAWTGVGHGTELPYIFGTLGSVVGTNYTEAEAMLSRTGMRYLGTFARSGKPILGEEGSKQWPSYDPGKQNFEHIGLKPVRVERMSHASYCAVLASLLSEKPSVPAEISGLSKQQP; encoded by the exons atgCTGAGAGTcctccctgctctcccctgcctgttgctcctctccctgccaggccATGGTTTTGcctctgatgatgatgatgatgacaccaGGGTGCTCACCACCAGCGGCCCCATCCGGGGCAAGCGCCTCCCGGCCGGTTCTGACACCGTGACAGCCTTCCTGGGAGTCCCTTATGCTGAGCCCCCTGTGGGCACCTTGCGCTTCCAGAAGCCAGTTCCCCACCGGCCCTGGAGACACGTCCTGGAGGCCACCAACTTTGGCCACGCCTGTTTCCAATCTCCACCGACTGGCCTCCCTCTGGCTGAAATATACACCCCCAAAACGCCGCAGTCCGAGGACTGTCTTTTCCTCAACCTCTGGGTGCCCCATCCCCGGCCCAACGGGACGGCCCCCATCATGGTCTGGATCCACGGTGGCGGGTACGTCTCAGGTGCAGCCTCCCTTGATGTCTATGATGGGCGGTTGCTGGCCACCACTGGGAATGTGATTGTGTCCTCCATAAACTACCGGCTGGGGGCCCTGGGCTTCCTGTGCCTGCCCCCGGCTGCTCCAGGGAACGCCGGCCTGTGGGATCAACACCTGGCCCTACGCTGGCTGCAGGACAATGCAGCCGCCTTTGGAGGGGACCCAGCTGAAATAATGCTCTTCGGCCAGGACGCTGGGGCTGCCTCTGTTGgcttccacctcctctccccatgGAGCCGGCCTCTCTTTGCCCGAGCCTCTCTGGTGGGTGGAGCTCCCAATGCCCCGGGGGCTTGGCTTTCATCCGAGGAGTCACAGGAGAGAGCACAGAGGCTGGGCCAGCTGATGGGCTGCTCCAATGGTACCAGCACTGCCCTGGTGGGCTGCCTGCGGGGGAAGGAACCCAGAGAGTTCCCCCTCCACCAGTTTTCTGTCTTGGACCACAAGGCCCTGATGCAGCTGCCCTTTCTTCCAACTGTAGATGGGGATTTTCTCTCTGATACACCCCCACGGCTCCTGCAGGCCCAGCAGGGCCCACCTAAAACTATTGGAGTTGGTTTCAGTGCCAACGAAGGCTCCTACTTGTTACTCTTCTTCGCCCACGCCTTGAACCATGACAACGGCAGCCTCATCAGCTGGGACAAGCTGCTGCAGATGCTGAGGCTGCTTGCGCCTGAGGCCCCAGAAATGGCCATCCAGGCCGTGGCGCGGCTGTACGGCCAAGCCGGGGAAGAGGAGGGCGAGGCACGATACCGATGGGCCATGGAAGAAATTCTTGGGGACTATTTTGTGGTGTGTCCGCTACTGGAACTGTCCAGGCTGGAGGCAAAGGCTGGAAATCCCGTCTATACCGCCTACTTCGCCCATCGTACCAGCGGCCTGTCGACGCCTGCATGgacaggggtggggcacggcactgagCTGCCTTACATCTTTGGGACCCTGGGGTCTGTGGTAGGCACCAACTACACAGAGGCCGAGGCGATGCTAAGCCGCACGGGGATGCGGTACCTAGGGACTTTTGCTCGGAGTGG GAAACCCATACTGGGAGAAGAGGGTTCCAAGCAATGGCCCAGTTACGACCCCGGAAAGCAGAACTTTGAACACATTGGCCTGAAGCCGGTCCGAGTTGAGAGGATGTCGCATGCCTCCTACTGCGCTGTCCTGGCCTCGCTGCTCTCAGAGAAACCGAGTGTCCCGGCTGAGATCAGTGGGTTGAGCAAGCAGCAGCCCTGA